A region from the Salminus brasiliensis chromosome 22, fSalBra1.hap2, whole genome shotgun sequence genome encodes:
- the LOC140544101 gene encoding neurotrypsin — MERSARELLALAALCCCAGLPAVHQVLGDDSYLNAVQNTVPLSCSEGFTELGYYNGTVSQTDSGSPCLKWTEFPDYVQQYPGRGLGEHSYCRNPDRESNPWCFFRQSSGAIGWAYCDCHQGAVRLVGGSSSKSGRLEVYLNGQWGSVCDTHWTDRDASVVCRQLGLGEIGTALQHSYFGPGSGLFHYARLGCRGNERSLLECRSRKFVTSDCNHGNEAGLLCSPPEGTGPPLRLVGGEEDFEGRVEVYHDGRWGSICDDQWDDMDAEVVCRQLGLVGIPKAWSWAHFGQGSGPIQLDAVQCTGNELTLDECLHSGWEKHNCDHMEDAGVSCNPYTDGVVRLVDGDNPWEGRLEVYHSGDWGTVCDDNWTEQHAQVVCRQLGFRGGAELAPAGVFGEGTGLILLDDVQCEGTESSLLECKHSVWGRHDCSHSEDVGIRCHRAETNEVPVASETTGVLVRLVSGDSRKEGRVEVFLNGEWGSVCDSGWNDVNAAVVCRQLGFTGVSKARPMGYFGAGKGTIHLANVRCTGKESFLGECPAKGSDSHVCKHGQDAGVVCDYVPEPEADIAIVGTHTCGMRGGAERRSKRIVGGYKSLRGDWPWQASLWIKSQSKGSKPLCGATLINACWLLTAAHCFKRFGTDATRYVVKLGDYHTEEQDDFERVLTLESVEVHKKYSSESWEHDVALIRLKGAEGKCVSFNPHTNAACLPAPGSKWGKRPASCVITGWGMSDTEHPHTLLQAWVPLLPTWQCKKRYGERFTSHSMLCAGSMSPDLRHHADSCQGDSGGPLVCQGEAGRWVLTGVISWGHGCGDPSYPGVYARVSRYLPWIEQVTHSTAPLQH, encoded by the exons TTCCTCTCTCATGTTCAGAGGGTTTTACTGAGCTGGGCTACTACAATGGCACAGTATCTCAGACAGACTCAGGCTCTCCCTGCCTGAAGTGGACGGAGTTCCCTGATTATGTGCAGCAGTATCCTGGTCGTGGCCTGGGAGAGCACAGCTACTGCAGAAACCCTGACCGTGAGTCCAACCCCTGGTGCTTCTTCCGACAGAGCTCCGGGGCAATCGGCTGGGCTTACTGCGACTGCCACCAGG GTGCAGTCAGGCTGGTGGGGGGCTCTTCTTCCAAGAGTGGTCGTCTGGAGGTGTACTTGAATGGTCAGTGGGGGTCTGTGTGTGACACTCACTGGACTGATCGCGATGCCAGTGTGGTCTGCAGACAGCTCGGACTGGG TGAAATCGGCACAGCGCTTCAGCACTCCTACTTTGGCCCTGGCTCCGGCCTCTTCCACTACGCTCGTCTCGGCTGCCGTGGCAACGAGAGATCCCTGTTGGAGTGCAGGAGCAGGAAGTTTGTTACCAGTGACTGTAACCATGGCAATGAGGCTGGGTTGCTGTGCTCCCCACCTGAAG GCACTGGCCCCCCTCTGAGACTGGTAGGAGGCGAGGAGGACTTTGAGGGGAGAGTGGAGGTCTATCACGATGGACGATGGGGAAGCATATGTGACGACCAGTGGGATGACATGGATGCTGAGGTGGTCTGCAGACAGCTCGGACTTGT gGGCATCCCAAAGGCCTGGTCATGGGCTCACTTTGGACAAGGCAGTGGGCCAATCCAGCTGGACGCTGTGCAGTGTACGGGGAATGAGCTTACTCTGGACGAGTGCCTTCACAGTGGCTGGGAGAAACACAACTGTGACCACATGGAGGACGCAGGAGTGTCCTGTAACCCCTACACAG ATGGAGTGGTGAGACTGGTAGATGGTGATAATCCATGGGAGGGGCGTCTGGAGGTGTATCACTCTGGAGactggggaacagtgtgtgatgacAACTGGACTGAGCAGCATGCACAGGTGGTGTGCAGACAGCTCGGATTCAG GGGGGGTGCGGAGCTGGCTCCTGCAGGTGTGTTTGGAGAAGGAACAGGGCTGATTCTGTTGGATGATGTGCAGTGTGAGGGTACTGAGTCCTCTCTGCTAGAGTGTAAACACAGCGTGTGGGGACGACACGACTGCTCCCACAGTGAGGACGTGGGCATTCGCTGCCACAGAGCCGAGACCAACGAGGTGCCAGTGGCCTCAGAAACCACag GGGTACTGGTGCGGCTGGTGTCTGGGGACAGCAGGAAGGAGGGCAGAGTGGAGGTCTTCCTGAATGGAGAGTGGGGCAGCGTCTGTGATTCTGGCTGGAATGACGTTAATGCTGCGGTGGTCTGTAGACAGCTGGGATTCAC TGGAGTGTCCAAGGCGCGTCCAATGGGCTACTTTGGTGCTGGAAAGGGCACAATCCACTTGGCCAACGTAAGATGCACCGGCAAGGAGTCCTTTCTGGGAGAGTGTCCTGCTAAAGGGTCGGACAGTCACGTGTGTAAGCACGGCCAGGATGCTGGGGTGGTTTGTGACTACGTGCCAGAGCCAGAGGCAGATATCGCTATAGTGGGCACGCACACTTGCGGCATGAGGGGCGGGGCTGAAAGACGCAGCAAAAGGATCGTTGGAGGGTACAAATCTCTCAG gGGGGACTGGCCGTGGCAGGCGTCGCTGTGGATCAAGTCTCAGTCTAAGGGTTCCAAGCCTCTGTGTGGGGCCACTCTCATCAATGCCTGCTGGCTGCTCACTGCTGCACACTGTTTCAAACG gtttGGCACTGATGCGACTCGGTATGTGGTGAAGCTGGGTGACTATCACACAGAGGAGCAGGATGATTTTGAGCGTGTGCTCACTTTGGAGAGTGTGGAGGTGCACAAGAAGTACAGCAGTGAGAGCTGGGAGCATGATGTGGCTTTGATCCGGCTGAAGGGAGCTGAGGGAAAGTGTGTGTCCTTCAATCCTCACACCAACGCTGCATGCCTGCCTGCACCTGGCAGCAAGTGGGGCAAGAGACCTGCATCCTGTGTCATCACTGGATGGGGAATGTCAG acaCTGAGCACCCTCATACTCTCCTCCAGGCCTGGGTCCCTCTCCTCCCAACATGGCAGTGTAAGAAGCGCTACGGCGAGCGTTTCACCAGCCATAGCATGCTGTGTGCCGGCAGCATGAGCCCTGACCTCCGTCACCATGCCGACAGTTGCCAGGGTGACAGCGGGGGTCCTCTGGTGTGCCAAGGCGAGGCCGGCCGCTGGGTGCTCACAGGGGTCATCTCCTGGGGTCACGGCTGCGGCGACCCCTCGTACCCTGGGGTTTATGCGCGAGTCAGCCGCTACCTGCCGTGGATCGAGCAGGTCACACACAGCACGGCCCCCCTCCAGCACTGA